DNA from Daucus carota subsp. sativus chromosome 1, DH1 v3.0, whole genome shotgun sequence:
tcttTTCGGGATGtctcattcaattctatacatttcaaaactttcccaaaatagtaaacttttataatataaaaatcccactcACCCACCACTTccatctactttttcaaatctatcaattaaatatgcatgggtcccaccattttacctatttttctttctctttctcactattttatacacttttcttagtctccgtgtccaTTCAAAACGTATACATCccatagggacggagggagtaattgataCTCTCATCGTCCCATGAAATTATATACACATGGGTTTGTTATAATGTAGTGGTGGAGTATGAGTAAAACtatgaaaaaaaagataatgagtgtaattaaatttttatatcatagattttattatttttaaatatacataaCTGAGTGGACCattctaaaaaaattgtataacgaGACAGATGCACGGCTTCGTACACAAACTCTGCCGACCTATGCGCTAATTCTAAGTAGGAGTACCAGTTTCACAGTTTGGGCATGTTCTACGATCCGCGTGTATATTAGCCACACATTCATGTCACATTTAAGTGtctgaaaacaaaattaaaccaATATCTGCAAGTTGTTATGAACTTGATGAGGGTAGCCCAGCTTCTGGTTCACCTAATAAGcttattaattagataaattataagttaaaatgtgaatatttaaaaaattaaacatatttaatcacttattttatattattaaaattattattataagtatatatgattatattataaaataatttatcattatgttaataatattattttagtaaatcataataaatttatccaaaaaaaataaattatgattcaTTTTTCGCTTATGGAATAACTTCCATAGTTATCGCTTATTGCTTACTGCTAAGTATTTGAATTAATTCAAATGACTTTTAATTTAATGACAACTTAGAATATTTagacaattaaatattatacgTCTTaaaaatgagtatctgttctaataaactTAGGGGTGTAATTCGAGCCGGTCGAGCCAAGTTTCGAGTCGGGCGTAATTCGAGCCgaagttaaacgagccgagctaatcgagcctaaatccttacctgaactcgactcgtttaatttcacgagtcgagtcgagccggctcgtttagccaaacgagccggttttagcGAGTGAGGCGAACTgctcgtttaattttacacttaatcgagtctaaacctctacccgaactcggctcgtttaatttcacgagtcgagtcgagtcggctcgtttaattataGAGTTAAGTTTTATGGAGTAAACAAAAACATAGAAGGTATGAGTtacaattttttagtttaataaaaaataatatcttttattatccaaatttttatataattcatCATTTGTAAGTTgtcttaaacaaaattatcaatcaatcaatattattgattatattgcaGAAAATAGTGTTCACATACTTATACAAGTAATTGTTCTacattttgattacaatgtttatattGTAAAACATAATCTGCAGTGTCGAATGTTTACAAATACTGCAGAACAAAAACGTTACATTTATATgaatagattatattttttctaattttttactccaatactccaatatttttgtaTAGAATTTAACTCTTTAATTATACATAGTACCAAAATCCTTGCTAATTGTAACACCagtcaaattaattttatatacatttatcttttttctttaagagtttgtatacatatatattttgaatgagATAAACATACAAATTtgatgtttattttatttaaattttatattaatatctcctcaatatttttatcatatatttctaaatttgtGATCGTCTAACTAAATTATCTAGTctactttttatattataatattttttattttaaaaaatataattctaataatacggtcaaatattttataactagttgagaaatcGCGCGTTGCgccggcctataaaaattatattaatgattcgaTATTAATTTtggtagaataaaataaaattatgacggcctataaaaattatgttaatgatttgataaaataaattttatattataaacatctcgatgcaataccaatattaatatataaaattgaaaaattagactataattcatgagtgaaaaactgaaaataaatttctacatgtaattaatgatttaaagCACAACGAATCGTAATTTAAGTTgtgtttttcttttgaaaaataattatgttcTCGCtaacattgtcaccttcctccaatttctttggattgattgtgcacataAACATCAATATCCATGAGATGAGATGgcggtctataactaacatTGTTTGTCTTGTTTGCAACAACCTTTGTTTtctaatactgtataaacagtcttcacttaaaaggtgcttgaaccgagcaaacagatattataaAAGTGTTGCATGAATACTATTTTCCTGTATATAAAGTaaaccatataaaaattaacggGTTAATCAtctaattggtcactgaagtgggcctaatgtatcaagttggtcactgaactgaaaacgATATcaatatcaagatggtcactaaagtgatcataaatatcaaacaagtagcttgaaatatgaattcaagtaataaaaatattatttataaagtttcaCACATCATTTTTacatgttaccacaaccaactaaaagataatgacttctagtatttatgataatatatttagattttatcaaatgtatttattatttaatttttattttattgttatcttctttgttttaattaaaatataaagaataaatatcgataaaatctaaatatattatcataaatactaaaagtgacaaccttttacttggttattgtaacattcaaaaataatgtgtaaaactctataaataataattttactgtttgaactcatatttcgaaatacttgtttgatatttatggtgactttagtgaccatcttgatatcgttttcagttcagtgaccaacttgatatattaagCCCATTTCaatgaccaactagataattaacccaaaaattaacaacaaacatgtccgatgcacaaaccaaatattataaaagaataatcaacaaacatatatcactaacagttaatttattgatcttTTCATCCATAATATCATgttaagactatattcttcttccGTATCTGGATTTGTCGACTTCTACattcgacaaactcttactcctATCAGCCAATTATCTCTATCGCTATTCAAAGCATATGACATAGTGTAAcagtgtaactcattattgtatcaAATAAAGATGATATATAGGCACAAAAAACattgtttatatttaaattttatgatgcctgacctcaatttataggggttgatttgagaaaagatCGATTTATCGGAAAtatgttttgtttttgatatacgtcttttccaaaaatatggtcaGTCTTGGAATAGAAGTAAGTCTTTTTTAGTATCAAATTAATTGAAAAGAAGTTTCAAATtctaatttgatatatattaagggatgtagtttttttttttttatatatattgcgAAAGGtaattttgaaactttcttccaatatatcagaaactaaaaaaagtaatatttattttgatactGAAAAAAGTAGGTAGATTTGAttgttgatattttgaaaaagatagTTCTGAAATTTGATTCCAAAatattcgaaactaaaaaagctaattttaatttttgatatttttcatccaaaacttcatgaaaattagaaaaataaatagaacGGAGTTATGTGAGAGGGGTCAACTACACGCACCATACTTCTCCTTTACACGcgtatattgatgattttataattttctgtCAAACGGATACGGACCTACCAGGAAGTAGGGACATAAAGATAAACATATTATGTGGTATAATTTCTAACATTCAGATTTCAGAGTGACATCCGAATGAGAAACACTGACATCTGAATGAGAAACAGTGCAAGTAATAAAAATTTACGCGTGTGCAAGTGAATATATAAGGCAGGGATCAAGAACTGAGCCCAATCAAACCATTTCTCTTCCCTCTCTTCTCTCTGCAACGATTTATATATCAACAAAACTTCAATATCACTCaaataaacaacttttagtcCCCCAGAAAAATCCATGGCAGAAGAAGCTGAAGATTATCAGAAACAAGAAGAGGGTTTCGTGAGAAAAAGCTCAACATTGATCTCCATCCAAGATGGATCTGATGATCTCAAGAATTTCTTCACATGGGTTTTTCTTGATCAATCAAATATTTGGAGAACTGGTCTTTCATGGTCCATCTTCTCTCTTCTTGCTATTGGTGTGCCACTTTTGTCTCATTTTGTGTTTCAGTGCAATTCTTGTGATCATAATCATAGAAGACCCTTTGATTCCATTGTTCAGTTGTCTCTCTCTTTTGtctctgttctttctttcattAGTTTGTCTTCTTTTACAAGAAAATATGGGCTCAGAAGATTTCTTTTTCTTGATAAATTGTATGGTGTTAGTGATATTGTTCAGAAAGGATATGCTCACCAGCTTCATGTAAGATTTTTAATCAaccctttcattttttttaataatatatatgaattttgatcATTATATCTCTATCTGTGTATGAATGTCTAGGAATACTTAATATTCATGATGGtcattttcataaataattgaAGTTTATAGTAGTAAAGTTCAAGTCTTTTACTTGTTCCTGTGGGTCACTTGGATGAGAATTTAGCTTTTACAGAATAATATAGATTTTATGTTAATGTCATGGTGTGAGTTAGGTGGATATGACTTTATATAATTAGAAAGCCTCAGATTATGGTTATTTTCTATGAGGATTGGCATTACATAGTTGACAATCAAATCATAAAAGACAAAAACAGGAAAGTATGCTAATGGTTATCATCTTTGAGGCCATACGCCAATCTCTTGTAATTGTATTCTTTCAGTTTCAGGTAGTCAGGTTACGGAATATCAAATATGTCGAACCAACTAGGTAGTAAGTTGTTTGTCTTAGAGTCAATAATCAGTAGTGTAGTTCTTAGCTTTGTGTAGTGCCAATAAAGGATGCAGCTCGACGATACTTATCTGAACTTGAGTCCTCTTACtagtaattaaaatttgttcTCATCCTCAAAAGCCTTAAGCACACAAAGTTTATGTAGGCATTTAAAGAATCAAAGATGTAGCACTTTGGCCTCAGACTTTCAAAATTTCCATGCTTACCAATATGTTATAGGGCTCATTAATCTCTTGGGATATAACCATAAAAAGTAAAGGCTTTTCTGCAGTAAACAGGAAAACAAATCAGCCATAATAGAAACATCTGCCTGCATCATATAATTACTATAGTAGTTTTCAATTAGTAAGAGAAGGTTCCTTTGCTTTCTCAAGTGACTGATGAGCAATGGAGCATTATTAAATGAACAGTTTAGTTTTTACTTTTTCTGACTAATATGAGAGATGCTTGtgataaacaaaaatttagatttttgctCACAGAATATTGGTAAGCTCTCAATTCTGGAGTTTCTGCCACAATAATTGTCCTAAGGAAAAAGCTAtataatttagaaaatcacatGATTGACGAAGATGGACCATCTCAGAACATGTGGACTTGAGACTCCCGAGgcaatatgtttagttttacaTAGATGAAACTTATGTCAGTtgtaaatttcaattatataagaAAAGCTGAAGGGCATGATAGAAACTGGCaatttttggtttggttggCATGATCTTTGACGGTGAATTTATCATGTCCAGTAGCATAATATGTATACATATTTGTTACAATTAAATAAAGTTCACTAGCAGCTTCTGTGCCTAAATACTCTTTGTTTTGAAGGACCTAGAAAAATAAACATTGGAAATATGTATTGAACAAATTATTACACTATTGAACTTCTCTTATAAATGATATGATATGGTAATGTGCCACAATAGATAAACCAAGTATGCACAACAACTTAAATAGATATCTTACATATTTCTGTGTCGTTCTTTGTTGTATACAAAGAAGAACACATCATTAGTATCATTCCAAATGCGTACTGTAACTTTGTCCAAGAAACTACACCGGTTCTCCATTCTTTATTATTCTTATGTTCTTTTGTACCCATCTTTTTTACAAAAAACAATATTTCTCTTTTTCATGCAGATCTCAATGAAGCTGTTGTGTTCTTTTGTTCTTCCGTGCTTCGTTGCTGATTGTATGTATAAGATATGGTGGTTCACCTCAGGGAGAAATCAGATTCCCTATTTTTTAAATGCCTTTTTGAGCAACACAGTTGCTTGTTTTTTGTTGCTAGCTTCGTGGTTGTACAGAACATCAATATTCTTCCTCGTATGTGTTCTTTTTCGATTGATATGCTACCTTCAGATACTCAGGTTGGAAGACTTTGCTCAATTTTTCCACAAAGAATCCGACGTTGGTTTAATCTTGCTTGAACACTTGACAGTAAGAAGAAATCTCCGTATTATAAGTCACAGGTTCCGAGTATTCATTCTGCTGACTCTAATCTTGGTAACAGCAAGTCAGTTCGCTTCTCTGCTTGTTACAACGGAAACTGGCTCTgaagttaatatatttaatgcTGGAGAACTTGCGGTAATGTTCCTTACCTCGCCTTTTTACCTAATCTCGAATAGATAGATTTATAATGTAAAACTCTTAATGCTAGTAGCAACTGCACTTAAATAAAGCCACATTTTTGCAAATCTGTGGAAAACGTAGCCACACCCTTGAAATCCACTCATGTTAAAAGAGAATAAAGCTTGTATATATAGCAGTGGACGCAATACCATGTAATACTCTTTTGTCAATTTTAAAGATCATGTGTGTAAGAATTGCGAATCCCGAATGGAGTACTTAAGAGGGAAACAATTTGCAAAGTTTTTGTTTTTTACTGGTTCGTTTCTAGTTTTACTTGGGAGCTCGTTCTGGATGATGTAGAAAGAAGTTAGCGTTACATACATCTGTTCTAATTCTCTTTCCTTTCTTTCACTCTATCAAACAAACACTACCCTGTTTTCTTCTTCATGTCAAAAAATATACGTAGCCGTTGagaacaatttttaaaaaaattattcctaGGATGCTGCTTAATATCACCATCTAGGCGCTGGTGGACTGGTTGGGGTTGAACAAATACAAATTTGTATCAGTTTACTGCTCGGATATCTGATGATGACTTGTTATCCAATATGtcttttttgctaaatttgtCATACATTATGTTGCAGTTAACCTCAATGACCCTAGTGGCTGGGCTCTTCATATGTCTGCGTAGTGCTGCAAAAATTACACACAGAGCACAGGCTATCACATGCCTTGCTACAAAGTGGCACGCATGCTCCACAATCAACTCTTTTGATGACGTTGACAATGAAACTGCAAGCTCTCAGTCTCAGTCTCAGACTATCTCACCCAGGGTAAATTATATTGACGGTCACTGGGGATCTGACAATGACGAAGGCGATGAAGATGATATAGACAATACAGATATGACGCCGATTTTCACCCATACAATATCCTACCAGAAGAGACAAGCTCTTGGTAAGCATGAGCAAAAGCTAAATTTTCTGcttcttttaaaaattagtaCTATAAGCAAATTGTATCCAGAAAAGCAATGTGCATAACATAATGAAATTTGTTGCAGTGACATACTTTGAGAACAACAAAGCGGGGATTACTGTGTTCGGATTTATGCTAGACCGCACATCACTCCACACTATATTTGCTATTGAGATGTCCCTTACCCTCTGGCTGTTGAATAAGACAATTGGTATTTCATGATCTTCTCCATACACGATGCTGAAAATACCTTTAGTTTTCTTGTTTAGATATGTCTATAGTCAAGATCAATTTATGGTGTAACTGGCCTTGTGATGAGAGGCACTTAAAACCTGTGTAAtttaatgtgtgtatatatatatatcataaaacaTGATATGTATATGTTGTACTCTGGCAGTCTGGCCTAGTATTGTACTTAGTTGTGCATGAAGAGATAAGAGTGTATATTATTAACAATATTGTTGAGAAGTTGAATAATCTGAGGCAGAATTCAGAAAATCGTATACGATTGATTCAGAGTTGAAGAGAAAAGTGTATGAATTCTTGTGGTTGTTGGCTGAATCAGTACTAAAATAACGGAAAGTCTGGCCAGTATTTGATAAGCCAACTATGGTAACGCTTCTTGGAAAGCTTACTGtaaacagtttttttttttgtaacatTAATGGTCATTGCTGGATAGTTGAGATCCTTAGGTGTGAATGTGTCTGCTGTAGCGAGCTGGTACTGTTATCTCCTGAAATAATTCTAAGTTTGGAGTTACTGTTATCAATGCTGCATGCAGAGCATTCTAAGATGGTCTTCTTTGGATGTTTCATACTAGTCCAGGATTTATAGCTTTTAGTGGATTAAAGTGTCCTGATCCATAAGCAAACTCTCTGCGTCTGGATTCTTTGAAACATCCATGCGCCACGCTAGCATGTTATGCAACATGAAGCATGCTGGTGGTTTCATCAACTCAGCTTACTGTGATAGTAAATTATGGCAAAAACGAAATTTTACTTGCAGAGTTGCAGTCATGAGGGAAGAATATCATTATCACAAAATATCCAAACCGAATTGTGCTCTTCCGTCAGATTTCTTTAACAACCAGAAATGGGGTGATTTCATCCAATTCCGCCATTCTAGCTACTAAACTCACCAACACAACCCAAACCCTTATCGGAGATTCCCCAATTACTTTTACCACAATCAGAAGCCGGCATTTGAGCACCATCTTTCAAAAGTTTATGTAACATCGTAACCCCACCTTCTTGCACTATAATTTATGTTCAGGTTATTGTCTCGAGCCAATGAAGTAAGCTCATTGACGGCATCTACATGGTATTTAAGCTGACCCATCTGAATAATAGCTACATAAGGCCAAACCCCGCCAGAATCGGGTCATTACTAGCAATTGGGGGAGGCGACAAATTCGTTCCGAATTCATAACCCCAATAACCCCAAATGCCGGGTGATGTGAATTGAGTTATTATAGGTTCTGGTTCTAGTCTGTTTGCGTAGGAAATTAGCACTGTGTTGGAATAtagaaaattcttcaaaattatCTGCTGATGGGTCGTCGAGTAAATTCGATAATTTGACAGAAAAGAGGTCCCCTGATGTGGTTGTGGAAGATGAGGGAGGTGATTATGTGCCGGGTGAAGATGAAAATGGCTGAACTGATGTAAGATGTGAGCCCGTTGTCGACTTTTTACATGCTCAAGTTTTTTAGTGATGTAAGATGTGAGCCCGTTGTCGACTAGTACGTAAAGATGGACACGTGGCGGTAGGTAAGGGGAGGGCACGTTGTTCGAGGTTCCAGCTTTAAATGTTCCGGTAAGTAGGTTGATTTCTGGCTATATATATCGGTgtagttttatgttttgataacTTTGCTTAGGTGAAGTGGTACTGCAACTGTTAATATCTGCGTGTGTGCGAATTCTAACTTTTGTGTGGCTGTTGTTTTAGTGCAGGAAGGGTCGATCCCGACGAATGTTTTTGATTTGTCCGGCGCTATGAGTAGCTTGTCCGGGGATTTCTTCACTGGGTTGTCTAGCGACGCGGATCTGACTAAAGGGTTGCCTTCCCATGGGGATAGTGGAGAGGACCTGGCTGAAGTTACTCGAGGGGAGCCCAGGGAGGATGTGATTTTGGATAAGGGAAAGAGTGTTGCTGGGGATGTCGACGCGTCCGGTCCGACAGCTGTCGCAGATGTTTGTGTCCAGGGTGTTGGTTTTGGTGATGTCTGTGGTTCCGATGTAGTGGGTGATTCTGGGATAGCGGGTAAACGTAAGGGGGAGATGTTGGAACTTCTCGGTTCGAAGCGTGTGAGGGTTGGTGGTGATGAGGAGGATAGTAGTGCCGTGAATAGGCATTCTCGTCCAAAGAAATTGGTTCCGGCTCGACGACTTGGGTTGAAGAACCGCCAGCAAGTACGATGCTCCCAACAGGTTGTGCACTCCAGTTCGTCTGGTGATGAATACGAGGATAACCCGGAGACTGGCGAGAGGAGAAAACGGGTGGGGTTTCTATTTAGGACTGCTCCCCGTCCGCTGCTGCCAAATTTGTTGACGAAAGACGATCAGTGGAAATTGGAGGGATGCAGTGTGCAGAAACGGGGTCGTCGTGCTGAGCGAGCTGCGGGTTTGGTATGTGGTTCTAGCTTCCTGTTTGTGATAGCATTATTGATTTTGGTGTGTAAGGTGATGTGTGAATGATAACCTTTCTGTGATTGTTTTGACTCAGGTTCTGGGGGAATTTGCTGGTTTGCTGGATAGTTTGGCAACGGAGAGGTCTCGGTGTTCTAGGTTGCAAAAGCGTGGGCGGGGTTTAGAGCAAGATTTGGAACGGGCGAAGGCCAGAATTACTGACGCTGTGGTTGCTGAGCAGGTTACTACATTGCAAGCTACTGTTGACGGTAGCGCTGGACGGCTCGCTGAATTGAGCAAGGAGGGAGAGTTGATGAAAGCGGGCATGGTCTCGTTGCAAGAGGCCAATGCGAGTCTGGGGGAGAAGTTGACATTGTCCGAGGTTGCTCGCAGCGAATATGAGGGTGTTGCTAAGTCTCTCGGGAAGGAAAATGATGAGCTTAGGGCTAAGCTTGCTGCCGTCCCGTCAAAAGAAGCGGTTATAGCAGAATACCGGGAAAGTGATGTTTTTAAGCGTGCGATTGTGGATGCTCGTGTGGCCAGGGTTGAGGCGTATCGAGGAAGCGAGGATTTTGACAGTGAGATGAAATCTGCTGTGAAGCGTGGTGTGGCTGTATTTAAAGATAGTGCAGAGTATGCGGATGAAATGCAGCGGGTGAGAGAAAGTGCAGTGGATAATTATCGGAGCAGCATAGCTTTTAAGCAAGCTGTTGGGGCGGAAGCTGGCAAAATGTCCCGACAGGTGGTGGAATGTTGTAGGGAATTTCTGAAAGATGATTTGCAGCGCCCTACGCAAGATTTTGGTGGATTTTTTGTTGCTCATGTGCGGCGACAGCGGGATGGTGCGCCTAATGCTGGAGGTGATGCAAGTGTTTCAGACAAGTAGCTGGTTTGTGAAGTGTGGCATGCCGCCACGGGGATGTGATGTTTCTTTCTTCTGTGTGTAGCTTAAAAACATATTTGTATTGCTGTCATATGTCTTTGTGCTCGGGAACATGTGTTGCTGTTTCCTCTCTCTTTTGTTTTGTGTTGGGTCGAGATTACGGATGGACTTAGCCGTGTTTTATTGTTTCTTAAGAATGTCATTGTGTATTGTTAAGTATGAACTTTTTGTTGAAGTATGAAGCGTATTTTCGATTTTTTGTTTGTGGGTGCTATTGACGCAGATTTTTGACTGTAACTTATGAGTGTGATAGTGTTGAGGTATTGTCTGTAGGATGTTATCCTTTGTAAGTTTGTGTCTGTGTTTGATGGCGGGCTTTGGAATCCCATGTTTTGCTTGTATTGTTTTCTTTGTCAGCGGGTGTGGATTCCCCTTCGTCCAGTCGTGCCAGTTTGTAAGATCCTGGGCGGAGGACTACCTGGATCTTGTACGGACCTTCCCACTTTGGCATCAGTCTCGTCTTCCGGGCGAAGTATTCTTCTGTTTTCTCCTTGTAATCCGTCATCTTGTCCACTGCGGTGTCGCGCACTTCATCTGGCAGGATCAAGTTTGTGAGGAGACCGTTGTCTGTCTCGGCGCACTTCGCTCTTCAAGATGTTTGCACGAGGTCTTCTGTGAAACAGATGACAGTGGATAATCACGACAGACAACTATCTTCTGTGAAATCAAAACTGAAAATATCATTAATTAGAAATTGTTTAATTAACTTAAAGTGGTGAAAATCTTGCCAAATTTATATTGTTTTCTCCATCAGTTATGCATTTTCTGTTTTAAATCAGTTCAAACAAATTAAAGTTACCATGAATAAAGAACCAGAATCATAATAAGTGAAAGTATATCAAGTTATTAAATGACACAATAATTCATAAAATCAACTTGATTTTGTTTTGGTTGCAACACTAAAAAGTTTTGTCCAAATTATCATTATAAATTGGAAATCCTTATTTACATAGCTCTCCTTCCTGTCACAGAGTTGCCTAGCTCTTTTGATTTGCAATGACTTGTCTTAACTTGAATTTTCAATTCTTTTTGTTAATCTTCATTGCTTTTGTCCTTTGTGAATATCCATATTGTTGGGCAGACAATCAAGAACGACAAGAACGACAGGTCTGGTTTGTTTTACTATAATATTCCAATTTTGCATGCATGTACATAATTTTGCCGTGAATGTGATCATTAAATGCATGCAGATCTACATAGTTTACATGGGAGCCCTTCCTCCACAAACTTACTCACCCTCATCTCACCATTTCAATATACTTATGGAAGTGTATGGTAACAGGTACTAGTAGTTTGTTTCTCTTTATCTCAATCTTCCTACACCCATTTAGCAGCACCTTAGGATGGCATAGCCTTAAAGTTAAGGGCGAGGTTCAAACGAGGAAAAGCATACGGTGGATACCTAGGCACCCAGAGACGAGGAAGGGCGGAGTAAGCTACGAAATGCTATGTCCAAACATCAATACTCTTTTAGCtcattcaaaaaattaattctaatttctaaaattttaattattatgaacCTGCAGCTTTTGCTTATTAGAATTTAAATTCTTATGCATTAgctgataaataataaaataacatttattttagatataaaataaaataacaattttttgaACTCGTTTATGATAGCTGTGTTATTATTCAGTTTACATAAGTGAATTAAATACTTGTATGCTGGCACACATTTGCATTACATCAGCTCTGTTAAGCAGCAAAAATCATGCTATATAGAATTTGGTGTTTTgtgatattgtttttatttaaatttaattatgttttttaa
Protein-coding regions in this window:
- the LOC108205446 gene encoding uncharacterized protein LOC108205446; its protein translation is MAEEAEDYQKQEEGFVRKSSTLISIQDGSDDLKNFFTWVFLDQSNIWRTGLSWSIFSLLAIGVPLLSHFVFQCNSCDHNHRRPFDSIVQLSLSFVSVLSFISLSSFTRKYGLRRFLFLDKLYGVSDIVQKGYAHQLHISMKLLCSFVLPCFVADCMYKIWWFTSGRNQIPYFLNAFLSNTVACFLLLASWLYRTSIFFLVCVLFRLICYLQILRLEDFAQFFHKESDVGLILLEHLTVRRNLRIISHRFRVFILLTLILVTASQFASLLVTTETGSEVNIFNAGELALTSMTLVAGLFICLRSAAKITHRAQAITCLATKWHACSTINSFDDVDNETASSQSQSQTISPRVNYIDGHWGSDNDEGDEDDIDNTDMTPIFTHTISYQKRQALVTYFENNKAGITVFGFMLDRTSLHTIFAIEMSLTLWLLNKTIGIS
- the LOC108197389 gene encoding uncharacterized protein LOC108197389; the encoded protein is MSSLSGDFFTGLSSDADLTKGLPSHGDSGEDLAEVTRGEPREDVILDKGKSVAGDVDASGPTAVADVCVQGVGFGDVCGSDVVGDSGIAGKRKGEMLELLGSKRVRVGGDEEDSSAVNRHSRPKKLVPARRLGLKNRQQVRCSQQVVHSSSSGDEYEDNPETGERRKRVGFLFRTAPRPLLPNLLTKDDQWKLEGCSVQKRGRRAERAAGLVLGEFAGLLDSLATERSRCSRLQKRGRGLEQDLERAKARITDAVVAEQVTTLQATVDGSAGRLAELSKEGELMKAGMVSLQEANASLGEKLTLSEVARSEYEGVAKSLGKENDELRAKLAAVPSKEAVIAEYRESDVFKRAIVDARVARVEAYRGSEDFDSEMKSAVKRGVAVFKDSAEYADEMQRVRESAVDNYRSSIAFKQAVGAEAGKMSRQVVECCREFLKDDLQRPTQDFGGFFVAHVRRQRDGAPNAGGDASVSDK